Part of the Pseudomonas chlororaphis genome, GACTCCGAGGCCGGTCGAAAAACCATCGCGGAAAATTACGTCGGACTTCCTTATGAGGCTATCGAATAGCCGGCTATCGACATAAACTGCGGACTCCGTCCCTTCGCCCTACCGGCGTGACGCCCGCAGGTTTTGCCGTGACCCAGCTCAACACCCCGCAAGCCCAGAAGCCGGCCATCCGCAGCATCCTGGTCGCGCTGATGCTGGCGATTTTCCTCAGCGCCCTGGACCAGACCATCGTCGCCGTGTCGATGCCGGCCATCTCTGCGCAATTCAAGGACGTCAGCCTGCTGGCCTGGGTGATCTCCGGCTACATGGTCGCCATGACCGTGGCGGTGCCGATCTACGGCAAGCTCGGCGACCTCTACGGGCGACGGCCGCTGATGCTGTTCGGCATGGGCCTGTTCACCCTGGCTTCGCTGTTCTGCGGCCTGGCCCAGGACATGGAGCAATTGGTGATGGCGCGGATTGTCCAAGGCATCGGCGCCGGCGGCATGATCTCCGTGAGCCAGGCGATCATCGGCGACATCATCCCGCCCCGCGAGCGCGGCCGCTACCAGGGTTACTTCAGCAGCATGTACGCCGTAGCCAGCGTGGCCGGGCCGGTGCTGGGCGGCTACATGACCGAATACCTGTCGTGGCGCTGGGTGTTCCTGATCAACCTGCCGCTGGGCCTGGCGGCCTGGTGGGTGGCCCGGCGCACCCTGGTCGGGCTGCCGGTGCCGCAGCGCACGCCGATCATCGACTACCTGGGCACGGTGTTGCTGATCATCGGCCTGACGGCCCTGCTGCTGGGCATTACCCAGATCGGCCAGGGTTACGCCTGGTACAGCCGCGACGTACTGGGCTTGCTCGGTTGCGCGGTGGTGGGCCTGGGGATTTTCGTCTGGCACGAGCGCCGGGCCCGGGAACCGCTGCTGCCGATGCACCTGTTTGCCAACCGCAGCGCGGTGCTGTGCTGGTGCACGGTGTTCTTCACCAGCTTCCAGGCGATTTCCTTGACGGTGCTGGTGCCGCTGCGCTTCCAGAGCGTGACCGGCGCCGGCGCCGACAGCGCGGCGCTGCACCTGTTGCCCCTGGCCATGGGGCTGCCGATCGGCGCCTATTGCGCCGGGCGCCGGACCTCGGTGACAGGGCGCTACAAACCGATGATCTTAAGCGGCGCCCTGCTCTTCCCCTTTGCCATCCTCGGCATGGCCTTCACGCCCCCCGGCGCCTTCTGGCTGAGCAGCCTGTTCATGCTGCTCAGCGGCATCGCCTCGGGGATGCAATTTCCCACGTCCCTGGTGGGCTCGCAGAACTCGGTGCAGCAACAGGACATCGGGGTCGCCACCAGCACCACCAACCTGTTCCGCTCCCTTGGCGGGGCGGTGGGCGTAGCCTTGATGTCGGCGTTGCTACTGGCCCTGCTGCAGGACTCCAGCTTCGCCCAATTCGCCGGGACCTCGCTGATCGGCGAAGGGCACTCCGGCAACGTGCTGCTGGACGGCCTGAACGCCGCGCCGGGTGAGGCACAGGGCGCCCTGCGCCAGGAACTGCAGGCGACGTTCCGGCACCTGTTGCTGATCAGCGCGGCGGTGTCGCTGCTGGGTTTGGCGGCCGCCGCCGCGATGCCGAACCATTTGTTGCGTGGGCGGGATGAGAAAGTGCGGTAAATACCAAACCTCTGGTTAACGCAGCCACCTGTGGCGAGGGAGCTTGCTCCCGCTGGGCTGCGCAGCAGACCTAAAAATTGGGTCAGCCGACCCAGCATTGGGGCGGCTTCGCGCTGGAGCGCCAGCCCGGCCCAGCTGGAGCAAGCTCCCTCGCCACAGGGAAATTGTGCAAGGCTGCTTCTTGTGTGCCTTATGCTGTCGCCGCTGCGCCCATCGGCTCCACCACCGCACTCATGCCATCCTTCATCCGCTTGGCATCGCGCACGAAACAGCGCGAGGCCAGGAACAGGAACACCATGGTCATAAACAGGGCCACCGGAATCAGGTACATCGCGTCGTGCAAGCCGATGGCCTTGAAGGCTTCGGTCATCTGCGGGGCGCCGGCCGCCGCCATGGCGGTGCGGGCGAAGTAGTCCGACAGCCCGCCCACCACCACCGGCCCCAGCCCGCCACCGAGCAGGTACAGCCCGGCAAAGAACAGCGCCATCGCCGTGGCCCGCAAGCGCGGCTCGACCACGTCCTGGATCGCCGTGTACACGCAGGTGTAGAAGTTATAGGCAAACAGCCAGCCGACACTGAACACCGCGACGAACACGCCGATTTCGATCCGCCCGGCGTGCAAGGCCCAGGCGGTGGTGACCGTCGAGATGACCAGGCTGAACGCCGCGAACAGCAGGCGACCACTGGCCACCCGCTGATGGATCTTGTCGGCGACCCAGCCGCCCAGGGTCAGCCCGAACAGCCCCGTCACACCGACCATGATCCCGGTGGCCACCGCCGCATCAGGCAGCGACAACTGGAAATAGCGTTGCAGCATCGGCACCAGGAAGGAGTTGCAGGCGTAGGTGGCGAAGTTGAAGCACAGCCCCGCCAGCACCAGCCACAGGAACGTCGGAATGGCCAGGACCCGGCGGATCGGCCGGTCGATCTTGTCCTGGGACACCTGCACGGTTTCCGCCGCGCCGCGCTTGGGTTCCTTGATGAAGAACATGAACACCGCCAGCACCAGCCCCGGCACGGCCGCGATGAAGAACGGCGCGCGCCAGCTGTCGAACGCCTTGACCATCGCGCCGATGGTGAAGAAGGCCAGCAGCAACCCGATCGGCAGGCCCAGCATGAAGATGCCCATGGCTCGCGCCCGGCGATGGGCCGGGAACAGGTCGCCGATCAGCGAGTTGGCCGCCGGCGCGTAACTGGCCTCGCCGATGCCGATGCCCATGCGCACCACCAGAAATGCCCAGAAACTGCCCACCAGGCCATTGACCGCCGTCAGCGCGCTCCAGGTGGCCAGGCCCCAGCCCATCAGTTTGCTGCGCGAGCCGGTGTCGG contains:
- a CDS encoding DSBA oxidoreductase, whose amino-acid sequence is MTQLNTPQAQKPAIRSILVALMLAIFLSALDQTIVAVSMPAISAQFKDVSLLAWVISGYMVAMTVAVPIYGKLGDLYGRRPLMLFGMGLFTLASLFCGLAQDMEQLVMARIVQGIGAGGMISVSQAIIGDIIPPRERGRYQGYFSSMYAVASVAGPVLGGYMTEYLSWRWVFLINLPLGLAAWWVARRTLVGLPVPQRTPIIDYLGTVLLIIGLTALLLGITQIGQGYAWYSRDVLGLLGCAVVGLGIFVWHERRAREPLLPMHLFANRSAVLCWCTVFFTSFQAISLTVLVPLRFQSVTGAGADSAALHLLPLAMGLPIGAYCAGRRTSVTGRYKPMILSGALLFPFAILGMAFTPPGAFWLSSLFMLLSGIASGMQFPTSLVGSQNSVQQQDIGVATSTTNLFRSLGGAVGVALMSALLLALLQDSSFAQFAGTSLIGEGHSGNVLLDGLNAAPGEAQGALRQELQATFRHLLLISAAVSLLGLAAAAAMPNHLLRGRDEKVR
- a CDS encoding MFS transporter gives rise to the protein MQNSTQAANAWRILFLLFLANLFNFFDRTIPAIIIEPIRMEWSLSDFQIGIIGTAFTIVYAIAGLPLGRMADTGSRSKLMGWGLATWSALTAVNGLVGSFWAFLVVRMGIGIGEASYAPAANSLIGDLFPAHRRARAMGIFMLGLPIGLLLAFFTIGAMVKAFDSWRAPFFIAAVPGLVLAVFMFFIKEPKRGAAETVQVSQDKIDRPIRRVLAIPTFLWLVLAGLCFNFATYACNSFLVPMLQRYFQLSLPDAAVATGIMVGVTGLFGLTLGGWVADKIHQRVASGRLLFAAFSLVISTVTTAWALHAGRIEIGVFVAVFSVGWLFAYNFYTCVYTAIQDVVEPRLRATAMALFFAGLYLLGGGLGPVVVGGLSDYFARTAMAAAGAPQMTEAFKAIGLHDAMYLIPVALFMTMVFLFLASRCFVRDAKRMKDGMSAVVEPMGAAATA